The following proteins are co-located in the Sardina pilchardus chromosome 24, fSarPil1.1, whole genome shotgun sequence genome:
- the LOC134072795 gene encoding class I histocompatibility antigen, F10 alpha chain-like isoform X2, with translation MLGFVGLAICAILPICLAGQGDPERHSLYYVYTALSKAVNAPGIFEFTAMGLLDDRKIDYYDSKHQVKIPQQDWMREKLPPDYWEKGTQSRKSKEQWFKVNVNILMERMRQNQSDIHVLMWKHGCEIDRSADGAVKFVRGVDAYSYDGNDFLSFDDASMQWVAPVTEAVPTKQKWDGVPILNQYTKGYLEKECVEKFREYGDKELKHQTTASPPKVRLFAKAAGSSNTLKLTCMATGFYPKDIDITILKGKEVMKKGDLRDVLPNGDGTHQIKLIVETQRSDIDDYTCEVNHIGLEEPIIKVWTLDGEGVCDETSSLLIGVLLGVLAVLIMGILVFTAYRRYIFETRTTAQKTDLGPPPAVVLASVMGNNNTPLLSNGQGRGSPEG, from the exons ATGTTGGGCTTCGTGGGATTGGCCATCTGTGCCATTCTACCGATATGTTTGG CTGGACAAGGTGACCCAGAACGCCACTCGCTGTACTATGTGTACACAGCCCTGTCAAAGGCTGTCAATGCACCAGGCATCTTTGAATTCACTGCCATGGGCCTACTGGATGACAGAAAGATTGATTACTATGACAGCAAACACCAAGTCAAGATTCCCCAACAGGACTGGATGAGAGAAAAGCTTCCACCAGACTACTGGGAAAAGGGCACCCAGTCACGTAAAAGCAAAGAGCAATGGTTCAAAGTCAATGTCAACATTCTGATGGAACGCATGAGACAGAATCAATCTG ATATTCATGTCCTCATGTGGAAACATGGATGTGAGATTGACAGAAGTGCAGACGGTGCTGTCAAGTTTGTTCGCGGTGTTGATGCATACAGCTATGATGGCAATGATTTCCTTTCCTTTGATGATGCATCAATGCAGTGGGTTGCCCCAGTTACTGAAGCTGTACCCACAAAACAGAAGTGGGATGGGGTTCCCATCCTGAATCAGTACACCAAGGGCTACctggagaaggagtgtgtggaaAAATTCAGAGAATATGGAGACAAAGAATTAAAACACCAAACAACAGCTT CTCCACCAAAGGTTCGTCTTTTTGCTAAAGCAGCCGGATCTTCAAATACACTCAAGTTGACCTGCATGGCCACAGGTTTCTACCCCAAAGACATTGACATCACCATTCTGAAAGGAAAGGAAGTTATGAAGAAAGGTGATTTAAGGGATGTCTTGCCCAATGGCGATGGAACCCATCAGATCAAACTGATTGTGGAGACCCAAAGGTCAGACATTGATGATTATACCTGTGAGGTGAACCATATAGGCCTGGAAGAACCAATTATAAAAGTTTGGACCTTGG atggagaaggagtgtgtgatgAAACCTCCTCACTCTTGATTGGAGTGCTATTGGGAGTACTGGCAGTGCTGATAATGGGGATCTTGGTGTTCACTGCTTATAGAAGATACATTTTTG AGACACGGACAACGGCCCAAAAAACAGACCTGG GCCCTCCACCAGCAGTGGTGCTTGCATCAGTGATGGGCAACAATAACACACCTTTGTTGAGCAATGGACAAG GTAGAGGAAGTCCTGAAGGATAA
- the LOC134072795 gene encoding class I histocompatibility antigen, F10 alpha chain-like isoform X1, with product MLGFVGLAICAILPICLAGQGDPERHSLYYVYTALSKAVNAPGIFEFTAMGLLDDRKIDYYDSKHQVKIPQQDWMREKLPPDYWEKGTQSRKSKEQWFKVNVNILMERMRQNQSDIHVLMWKHGCEIDRSADGAVKFVRGVDAYSYDGNDFLSFDDASMQWVAPVTEAVPTKQKWDGVPILNQYTKGYLEKECVEKFREYGDKELKHQTTASPPKVRLFAKAAGSSNTLKLTCMATGFYPKDIDITILKGKEVMKKGDLRDVLPNGDGTHQIKLIVETQRSDIDDYTCEVNHIGLEEPIIKVWTLDGEGVCDETSSLLIGVLLGVLAVLIMGILVFTAYRRYIFETRTTAQKTDLGPPPAVVLASVMGNNNTPLLSNGQDISSQASSKGIEENFSADCRHFYRFD from the exons ATGTTGGGCTTCGTGGGATTGGCCATCTGTGCCATTCTACCGATATGTTTGG CTGGACAAGGTGACCCAGAACGCCACTCGCTGTACTATGTGTACACAGCCCTGTCAAAGGCTGTCAATGCACCAGGCATCTTTGAATTCACTGCCATGGGCCTACTGGATGACAGAAAGATTGATTACTATGACAGCAAACACCAAGTCAAGATTCCCCAACAGGACTGGATGAGAGAAAAGCTTCCACCAGACTACTGGGAAAAGGGCACCCAGTCACGTAAAAGCAAAGAGCAATGGTTCAAAGTCAATGTCAACATTCTGATGGAACGCATGAGACAGAATCAATCTG ATATTCATGTCCTCATGTGGAAACATGGATGTGAGATTGACAGAAGTGCAGACGGTGCTGTCAAGTTTGTTCGCGGTGTTGATGCATACAGCTATGATGGCAATGATTTCCTTTCCTTTGATGATGCATCAATGCAGTGGGTTGCCCCAGTTACTGAAGCTGTACCCACAAAACAGAAGTGGGATGGGGTTCCCATCCTGAATCAGTACACCAAGGGCTACctggagaaggagtgtgtggaaAAATTCAGAGAATATGGAGACAAAGAATTAAAACACCAAACAACAGCTT CTCCACCAAAGGTTCGTCTTTTTGCTAAAGCAGCCGGATCTTCAAATACACTCAAGTTGACCTGCATGGCCACAGGTTTCTACCCCAAAGACATTGACATCACCATTCTGAAAGGAAAGGAAGTTATGAAGAAAGGTGATTTAAGGGATGTCTTGCCCAATGGCGATGGAACCCATCAGATCAAACTGATTGTGGAGACCCAAAGGTCAGACATTGATGATTATACCTGTGAGGTGAACCATATAGGCCTGGAAGAACCAATTATAAAAGTTTGGACCTTGG atggagaaggagtgtgtgatgAAACCTCCTCACTCTTGATTGGAGTGCTATTGGGAGTACTGGCAGTGCTGATAATGGGGATCTTGGTGTTCACTGCTTATAGAAGATACATTTTTG AGACACGGACAACGGCCCAAAAAACAGACCTGG GCCCTCCACCAGCAGTGGTGCTTGCATCAGTGATGGGCAACAATAACACACCTTTGTTGAGCAATGGACAAG ATATTTCATCTCAAGCATCATCCAAAGGCATAGAAGAAAACTTTTCTGCAGACTGTAGACATTTTTACAGATTTGATTAG